A region from the Acidiferrobacter sp. SPIII_3 genome encodes:
- a CDS encoding ATP/GTP-binding protein encodes MGAGKTTAIRAISEIAPITTEASNGDRAECDKEETTVAMDYGEITLATGEKLRLYGTPGQARFQFMWPILATGALGVVVLIDNSRPDPLADLEIYLDAFRPLADAGAAVVGVGHMDCCPRPSLEAYAERLAALDVVVPVMPADARRRDDVLEMLEILLQQIEATSAYDEAIDGGMGHGLMGVTP; translated from the coding sequence ATGGGCGCGGGGAAGACCACCGCGATACGTGCCATCAGCGAGATCGCGCCGATAACGACCGAGGCCTCAAACGGGGATCGCGCGGAGTGCGACAAGGAAGAGACCACCGTTGCCATGGACTATGGCGAGATCACCCTGGCCACGGGCGAGAAGCTACGGCTTTATGGCACCCCGGGCCAGGCGCGCTTTCAGTTCATGTGGCCAATCCTCGCCACCGGGGCACTCGGCGTGGTGGTCTTGATCGACAACTCGCGCCCCGACCCCTTGGCGGATCTCGAGATCTACCTTGATGCCTTTCGCCCGCTCGCCGATGCCGGCGCGGCGGTCGTGGGCGTCGGACACATGGACTGCTGCCCGCGGCCATCGCTCGAGGCCTATGCCGAACGCCTGGCGGCGCTCGATGTGGTGGTCCCGGTCATGCCCGCCGACGCCCGCCGGCGCGACGACGTCCTGGAGATGCTCGAGATACTGCTGCAGCAGATCGAGGCGACTTCGGCCTATGACGAGGCGATCGACGGTGGCATGGGTCATGGCTTGATGGGGGTGACACCATGA
- a CDS encoding roadblock/LC7 domain-containing protein, translating into MAKVDLSSIQDIDGFIAAALGDSSSGMLLARIGSPSVDLDLAIAGNSEVVNTKRALVARLNLDDKIEDILITLHKQYHLIRPLERNDKLFLYLMLDRAKANLAMARHELRTYEKTLDFS; encoded by the coding sequence ATGGCAAAAGTGGATCTGAGCAGCATCCAGGATATTGACGGCTTTATCGCGGCGGCACTCGGCGATTCGAGCAGCGGCATGCTTCTGGCCAGGATCGGCAGTCCGTCGGTCGATCTGGACCTGGCGATAGCCGGGAATTCCGAGGTGGTGAATACGAAGCGCGCGCTGGTGGCGCGTTTGAATCTCGATGACAAGATCGAGGATATCCTCATCACGCTTCATAAGCAGTACCACCTGATCCGGCCCCTGGAACGTAACGACAAACTGTTCCTCTACCTCATGCTGGATCGTGCCAAGGCCAATCTCGCCATGGCCCGTCATGAATTGCGCACCTACGAGAAGACCCTGGACTTCTCCTAG